One region of Agrobacterium tumefaciens genomic DNA includes:
- the fliN gene encoding flagellar motor switch protein FliN, producing MATKKTPVTDDMALPSLEDGGELDQAIGDLRGVLKTDAEGSLSDFGDFGDFGSVDDASADSDLSAFGGGVGDFAMNDFAATPQVAGIKAPLGSGLSDNMDLIMDIPIDVQIVLGTSRMLVSGLMSLEEGATIALDRKIGEPVEIMVNGRRIARGEITVLEDDDTRFGVKLIEVMSTRKA from the coding sequence ATGGCTACGAAGAAAACACCTGTGACCGATGATATGGCGCTGCCGTCGCTTGAAGACGGCGGTGAGCTCGACCAGGCTATCGGCGATCTGCGTGGCGTCCTCAAGACGGATGCGGAAGGTTCGCTGTCCGACTTTGGCGACTTCGGGGATTTCGGGAGCGTTGACGACGCTTCCGCCGACAGCGACCTTTCCGCCTTCGGTGGCGGAGTGGGCGATTTTGCGATGAACGATTTCGCGGCCACCCCACAGGTCGCGGGCATCAAGGCGCCGCTCGGCAGTGGCCTGTCCGACAATATGGACCTGATCATGGATATCCCGATCGATGTCCAGATCGTTCTTGGGACCAGCCGCATGCTCGTCTCGGGTCTGATGAGCCTTGAAGAGGGTGCAACGATCGCGCTTGACCGCAAGATCGGTGAACCGGTCGAGATCATGGTGAATGGCCGCCGTATTGCGCGCGGTGAAATAACGGTACTTGAAGACGACGATACGCGCTTCGGCGTAAAATTGATTGAAGTAATGAGTACGAGAAAAGCCTGA
- the fliG gene encoding flagellar motor switch protein FliG, producing the protein MMDFEDFGNPLAGKPLSQADKAAAVLLAMGKGVAGKLLKFFTQHELQMIISSAQTLRVIPPDELAQIVAEFEDLFTEGTGLMDNAKAIESILEEGLTPEEVDSLLGRRAAFQAYEASIWDRLQEAEPEFVGKFLLREHPQTIAYILSMLPSSFGAKVLLTIPEEQRADIMNRTVNMKEVSPTAAQIIEKRVVNLINEIEAERNAGGSTKVADLMNEMEKPQVDTLLSSLETLSKEAANKVKPKIFLFDDLMFMPQRSRVLLLNDVSADVLTMALRGATMEIKECVLSSISPRQRRMIESDLAVPQASINTREVAIARRAVAQEAIRLANSGQIQLKEASTEEQSAAA; encoded by the coding sequence ATGATGGACTTCGAGGATTTCGGTAACCCGCTGGCAGGGAAGCCGTTGTCTCAGGCCGACAAGGCGGCCGCGGTGCTTCTTGCCATGGGCAAGGGCGTCGCCGGCAAGCTGCTGAAATTTTTCACGCAGCACGAATTGCAGATGATCATTTCCTCGGCCCAGACGCTGCGTGTCATTCCCCCTGACGAACTCGCCCAGATCGTGGCGGAGTTCGAAGACCTGTTCACGGAAGGAACGGGTCTGATGGACAATGCCAAGGCGATCGAAAGCATTCTCGAAGAGGGCCTGACACCGGAGGAGGTGGACAGCCTTCTCGGCCGTCGTGCAGCCTTCCAGGCCTATGAAGCGTCGATCTGGGATCGCCTGCAGGAAGCGGAGCCGGAATTCGTCGGCAAGTTCCTGCTGCGCGAGCATCCCCAGACCATCGCCTATATCCTCTCCATGCTGCCCTCGTCCTTCGGTGCCAAGGTCCTTCTGACCATTCCCGAAGAGCAGCGCGCCGATATCATGAACCGCACGGTGAACATGAAGGAAGTCAGCCCCACGGCTGCCCAGATCATCGAGAAGCGTGTGGTCAACCTCATCAACGAGATCGAAGCAGAGCGCAATGCGGGCGGTTCCACGAAGGTTGCCGACCTGATGAACGAAATGGAAAAGCCGCAGGTCGATACGCTGCTCAGCTCGCTCGAAACGCTCAGCAAAGAAGCTGCCAACAAGGTCAAGCCGAAGATCTTCCTCTTCGACGATCTCATGTTCATGCCGCAGCGCAGCCGCGTCCTGCTGCTCAACGATGTCTCGGCGGACGTTCTCACCATGGCGCTGCGTGGCGCAACCATGGAAATCAAGGAATGTGTGCTGTCCAGCATCAGCCCGCGCCAGCGCCGCATGATCGAATCGGACCTCGCCGTGCCGCAGGCTTCTATCAACACCCGCGAAGTGGCGATTGCACGCCGCGCCGTGGCGCAGGAAGCGATCCGGCTGGCCAATTCCGGTCAGATTCAGCTGAAGGAAGCCTCCACGGAGGAACAATCCGCAGCAGCCTGA
- the flhB gene encoding flagellar biosynthesis protein FlhB: protein MADDQDKDSKTEDPTEKKLRDAAEKGNLPFSREVPIFASSLAFYCYLVFFLPDGAGRLGVTLKDLFGQPEQWNLSTRPDALSLLYFLGTSMAYLLMPAMIMFIVFGLASSFFQNLPSPVLERVRPQWSRISPAKGFGRIYSKQGFVEFGKSLFKILIVSIIMFLSLRGDFYSLIDLMFSDPQVIFVRVVELTKKMMVVILFSTALLAAVDLLWTRHHWFSQLKMTKHEVKEEYKQSQGDPVVKARQRSVARDRARRRMIDNVPRATLVIANPTHFAVALRYVREEGDAPVVVAKGQDLIALKIREIAEKNNIPVFEDPPLARSMFAQVSIDSVIPPAFYKAVAELVHRVYAMKSSKIRVQ from the coding sequence TTGGCAGACGATCAGGACAAGGACAGTAAAACAGAAGACCCAACGGAGAAAAAACTCCGTGATGCGGCGGAAAAGGGCAATCTTCCCTTTTCCCGCGAGGTGCCGATCTTTGCTTCGTCACTCGCCTTTTACTGCTATCTGGTTTTCTTTTTGCCCGACGGCGCCGGTCGCCTCGGCGTAACGCTGAAGGACCTGTTCGGCCAGCCCGAACAATGGAACCTCAGCACCAGGCCGGATGCCCTTTCGCTGCTTTATTTCCTCGGCACGTCCATGGCCTATCTGCTCATGCCGGCCATGATCATGTTCATCGTCTTCGGCCTTGCCTCCTCGTTTTTCCAGAACCTGCCGTCGCCGGTGCTTGAGAGGGTGCGTCCGCAATGGTCGCGCATCTCGCCTGCAAAGGGGTTCGGCCGCATCTACAGCAAGCAGGGATTTGTGGAATTCGGCAAATCGCTGTTCAAGATCTTGATCGTTTCGATCATCATGTTCCTGTCTCTGCGCGGCGATTTCTACAGTCTCATCGACCTGATGTTCTCCGACCCGCAGGTCATTTTCGTCAGGGTTGTCGAGCTCACCAAAAAGATGATGGTCGTGATTCTCTTTTCGACCGCGCTGCTTGCCGCCGTCGACCTTTTGTGGACGCGCCACCACTGGTTCAGCCAGCTGAAAATGACGAAGCATGAGGTGAAGGAAGAGTACAAGCAATCGCAGGGCGACCCGGTGGTCAAAGCCCGTCAGCGTTCGGTCGCCCGTGACCGCGCCCGCCGCCGCATGATCGACAATGTGCCGCGCGCGACACTGGTGATTGCCAACCCGACACACTTTGCAGTGGCGTTGCGTTACGTTCGCGAAGAAGGCGACGCGCCTGTCGTCGTTGCCAAGGGTCAGGACCTTATCGCATTGAAAATCCGCGAGATTGCGGAAAAAAATAATATACCCGTTTTTGAAGATCCGCCGCTCGCACGCTCCATGTTTGCGCAAGTCTCGATCGATAGTGTGATTCCACCAGCTTTTTACAAGGCTGTAGCTGAGCTCGTTCATCGGGTTTACGCCATGAAGTCATCGAAAATACGGGTTCAATAA
- a CDS encoding flagellin N-terminal helical domain-containing protein — protein MTSILTNAAAMAALQTLRMIDKNLETTQARVSSGYRVETAADNAAYWSISTTMRSDNAALSAVQDALGLGAAKVDTAYDALANSIEVVKKIKEKLVAAYGVGADRGKIQDEIKQLQEQLKSTSESASFSGENWLQASISNGGTPPVVEPITKKVVASFTRTGSGNVGVTTVDYVLDGSAVLFDLSGGKLGILDKSAVFVAKTEQQITQASTTAGVTTNAGYVVKKLTDAEIGTLNAATPDTNTDPSVYSNGTVNYLRLSENTWVKVTATNPSSGTTTVAAAYRDTGSNDWFYDTTGAPTSVARSLGLSVSTLDLDNLDVVAAAMSGFSGGTTNYTASDAIDVMMSFVDKQLEAMTSTASSLGSLQSRINMQENFVSSLMDVIDKGIGRLVDADMNEESTRLKALQTQQQLGIQALSIANANAQNILQLFK, from the coding sequence ATGACCAGCATTTTGACCAATGCGGCGGCGATGGCCGCGCTGCAAACCTTGCGCATGATCGACAAGAATCTCGAGACGACGCAGGCGCGTGTGTCGTCCGGCTACCGTGTCGAAACGGCGGCGGACAATGCCGCCTACTGGTCTATCTCCACAACCATGCGCTCCGACAATGCAGCGCTCTCGGCCGTGCAGGATGCATTGGGACTGGGCGCCGCCAAGGTCGATACGGCCTATGACGCCCTTGCGAACTCGATCGAGGTCGTCAAGAAAATCAAGGAAAAGCTTGTCGCCGCCTATGGCGTCGGGGCTGACCGCGGCAAGATCCAGGACGAAATCAAGCAGCTTCAGGAACAGCTGAAGAGCACGTCGGAATCTGCCTCCTTCTCCGGCGAGAATTGGCTGCAGGCCAGCATCAGCAATGGTGGCACGCCGCCGGTTGTAGAACCCATCACCAAAAAGGTCGTCGCGTCCTTCACACGCACCGGTTCGGGCAATGTCGGCGTCACCACGGTTGACTATGTGCTGGACGGCAGTGCCGTGCTTTTCGACCTCAGCGGCGGAAAACTCGGTATTCTCGACAAGAGCGCCGTTTTTGTCGCGAAGACGGAACAACAGATCACCCAAGCATCGACGACAGCCGGCGTGACCACCAATGCGGGTTACGTCGTCAAGAAATTGACGGACGCGGAAATCGGCACGCTGAATGCGGCGACGCCGGATACGAATACCGACCCGAGCGTCTACAGCAACGGAACGGTGAATTATCTTCGTTTGTCCGAGAATACCTGGGTCAAGGTGACGGCGACCAACCCTTCGAGCGGCACCACCACCGTCGCGGCGGCCTATCGGGACACAGGCAGCAACGATTGGTTTTATGACACGACCGGTGCGCCGACCTCCGTTGCCAGATCCCTCGGTCTTTCCGTCTCCACGCTCGATCTCGACAATCTCGATGTCGTGGCGGCAGCCATGAGCGGTTTTTCCGGTGGCACCACGAACTACACCGCTTCCGACGCCATCGATGTGATGATGAGTTTTGTCGACAAGCAGCTCGAAGCCATGACCAGTACGGCCTCCAGCCTCGGCTCACTACAGAGCCGCATCAACATGCAGGAAAACTTCGTCTCGAGCCTGATGGACGTGATCGACAAGGGTATCGGCCGTCTCGTGGATGCGGATATGAACGAGGAATCGACCAGGCTGAAGGCTCTGCAGACACAGCAGCAGCTCGGCATCCAGGCGCTCTCGATCGCCAATGCCAACGCGCAAAACATCCTTCAGCTCTTCAAGTAA
- a CDS encoding MotB family protein, whose translation MSEGENHHHGKNEIIIVKRHKGGHDGAHGGAWKIAYADFMTAMMAFFLVMWLVNAANEETKASVASYFNPIKLSDEKPSSKGLEKPVDKEEGVEKKDQSNIKAEKVTQGSAAATGEDLTSQTGEQSNFSEADFFENPYSVLAEIAQQVGQQANVSAKGEGGAADSGPATGASGGEAYRDPFDPDFWTQQVKITRADQQQNPVEQQQSAENKQQDAAKDNEAVAAKSSQQPADGADHGKAMEVAAVVPQQRPGAAEQAALTQPQPEQQQGTAAQKEEAKELRQEIEKQISGISGKLAEGLVVTPAEGGLLLTISDQTETPMFNVGSAVPRGEMVLAMEKIGKLLQERGGSVVIRGHTDGRQFKGEANDNWRLSMDRAHSAYYMLVRGGLSEERVKQVSGFADRRLQVPADPLANANRRIEILLEADRG comes from the coding sequence ATGAGTGAAGGCGAAAATCACCACCACGGCAAGAACGAGATCATCATCGTCAAACGCCACAAGGGCGGGCACGATGGCGCCCATGGCGGCGCGTGGAAGATCGCTTATGCCGACTTCATGACGGCCATGATGGCGTTCTTCCTCGTCATGTGGCTGGTCAACGCCGCAAACGAGGAAACCAAGGCCTCGGTCGCCAGCTATTTCAATCCGATAAAGCTGTCCGATGAGAAACCCTCGTCCAAGGGGCTGGAAAAACCCGTGGACAAGGAAGAGGGCGTCGAGAAGAAAGACCAGTCCAACATAAAGGCGGAAAAGGTCACCCAGGGTTCAGCCGCCGCGACAGGTGAAGACCTGACCTCGCAGACCGGGGAGCAGTCGAACTTCTCAGAAGCGGACTTTTTCGAGAATCCCTATTCCGTTCTGGCGGAAATTGCCCAGCAGGTCGGGCAGCAGGCCAATGTCAGCGCCAAGGGCGAAGGTGGTGCTGCCGATTCCGGCCCGGCGACGGGTGCGAGCGGCGGTGAGGCTTACCGCGATCCCTTCGATCCCGATTTCTGGACCCAGCAGGTGAAGATCACACGTGCGGACCAGCAGCAAAATCCGGTCGAACAGCAGCAATCTGCCGAGAACAAGCAGCAGGACGCTGCCAAGGATAATGAAGCGGTTGCGGCTAAATCGTCTCAGCAGCCAGCCGATGGTGCAGATCACGGCAAGGCCATGGAAGTCGCCGCCGTGGTGCCGCAGCAGCGGCCGGGTGCCGCAGAGCAGGCAGCACTTACGCAGCCTCAGCCGGAGCAGCAGCAAGGTACTGCTGCGCAGAAGGAAGAGGCCAAAGAGCTGCGCCAAGAGATCGAGAAGCAGATATCCGGCATCAGCGGCAAGCTCGCCGAAGGTCTGGTGGTGACGCCCGCCGAAGGCGGATTGCTGTTGACCATTTCCGACCAGACGGAAACGCCGATGTTCAATGTCGGATCGGCTGTGCCCCGCGGCGAAATGGTCCTGGCCATGGAGAAGATCGGCAAGTTGCTTCAGGAGCGTGGCGGCAGCGTGGTGATCCGCGGCCATACCGATGGACGCCAGTTCAAGGGTGAGGCCAATGACAATTGGCGGCTTTCCATGGACCGCGCGCATAGCGCCTATTACATGCTGGTTCGCGGCGGCCTGTCGGAAGAGCGGGTGAAACAGGTTTCGGGTTTTGCGGATCGCAGATTGCAGGTGCCGGCAGACCCGCTGGCGAATGCGAACCGCCGTATCGAAATCCTGCTTGAGGCCGATCGGGGGTGA
- the motC gene encoding chemotaxis protein MotC translates to MSVTKSSKRWVFLAATLCGLGAEPAKVFAQSQDNLMPYAMLRSLQFVQDSVTMGDHSATEMQRFLLQTIDERLKSAPSAIFKDPRNVDAALVYAMSGGNPATLELLVARDVDGNFDSRVADILRKYLSGKGTLVAQSIAAMVPEYRGTRIGAYLALIGGNVTIPRDPVAALGFYDIARLEAPGTIVEEAALRRSLAIAVEDGDAGRGVEYAQRYARRFLHSPYASQFADLLVSLVVKRVDSIGHDTIEETFAMMDAERQKEAYLRLSRLAAISGKDSLARMAALKAKALSPDMPDQPQVQANLYESLSNIGTPDVVSAIETIGQIPEAQLSDRDRALRDAARAIADQVVRPPSPQPGADPGVTAGQGAGSGAPANEAASAETKGIWRVENHKAEDEGENVRQLVTSGRSKLDEIDSLLKKGEGAP, encoded by the coding sequence GTGAGTGTGACGAAATCCTCGAAACGTTGGGTTTTTCTTGCGGCGACACTGTGTGGTCTCGGTGCCGAACCGGCGAAGGTTTTTGCGCAATCGCAAGACAACCTCATGCCCTATGCCATGTTGCGCTCCCTGCAGTTCGTGCAGGATTCCGTCACCATGGGAGACCATTCGGCAACCGAAATGCAGCGGTTTCTGCTCCAGACGATCGACGAGCGGCTTAAGAGCGCACCTTCGGCGATCTTCAAGGATCCGCGCAATGTTGATGCGGCGCTTGTCTACGCGATGAGCGGCGGCAATCCGGCCACGCTCGAATTGCTCGTCGCGCGGGATGTGGACGGCAATTTCGACAGCCGCGTCGCCGATATTCTGCGCAAATATCTGTCCGGCAAGGGAACGCTGGTCGCCCAGAGCATCGCGGCCATGGTGCCCGAGTATCGCGGCACGAGAATTGGCGCCTATCTTGCACTGATCGGCGGCAATGTGACGATCCCCCGCGATCCGGTGGCTGCCCTCGGTTTCTATGACATAGCCCGGCTCGAAGCGCCCGGTACCATCGTGGAGGAGGCTGCACTCCGCCGCTCGCTTGCTATCGCCGTTGAAGACGGCGATGCCGGGCGTGGCGTCGAATATGCACAGCGTTACGCGCGGCGGTTCCTGCATTCGCCCTATGCCAGCCAGTTCGCGGACCTTCTGGTCTCACTTGTGGTCAAACGTGTCGATTCCATCGGGCACGACACGATAGAGGAAACATTCGCCATGATGGACGCGGAGAGGCAGAAGGAAGCTTATCTGCGCCTGTCCCGTCTCGCGGCGATCAGCGGCAAGGATTCGCTGGCGCGCATGGCGGCGTTGAAGGCGAAAGCGCTGTCGCCGGATATGCCGGACCAGCCGCAAGTTCAGGCAAATCTCTATGAAAGCCTTTCCAATATCGGCACGCCCGATGTGGTGAGCGCGATTGAAACAATCGGGCAAATTCCCGAGGCCCAGCTTTCGGATCGCGACAGGGCCCTGCGGGACGCGGCAAGGGCAATCGCCGACCAGGTGGTTCGTCCGCCTTCCCCGCAGCCTGGCGCCGATCCCGGTGTCACGGCAGGGCAGGGGGCCGGGTCGGGCGCGCCCGCGAATGAGGCGGCCAGTGCCGAGACCAAGGGCATATGGAGAGTTGAAAACCACAAGGCTGAGGATGAGGGCGAGAACGTCCGGCAACTCGTGACGAGCGGCCGCAGTAAGCTCGATGAAATCGACAGCCTTTTGAAGAAAGGCGAGGGGGCACCATGA
- the fliK gene encoding flagellar hook-length control protein FliK, translating to MIDATINAIVNAPYNDPRAGSASVRDDAKGGSFGDTLATVREERPPQATHSRHQQEAGSAEEQNVQPDDDAEKTDVPVKRPPSFLNVIVKDHSGEGHGHEALAELQNAIKTAHTSPENGKPGKKVKDADKESQTAADAIDPKLAELQTLTANVGDIVTAKTPLEEIAQAIAGKADVKSEKVETVRGKAEPLAKDMHARTELAGNEAGSGSGTEGDASAFRFASPRSGTARALDMSTVQRDGRVEFDARESSGKATETITVLDSRRFIGLAPSSNASALTGLIANDSEWVSAMQPGSSLSNEAAQSSTGKVVHTLKLHMTPIELGSVTMSLRLAGDELAVHMTVENVAAYKKLQQDSKSILDGLKAQGLTVDNITISIASSDKSDQTGTQANNQQNQQAQQQGQQAAAGRNRDESGTRGGRQGNGDNLGVHNEGMDGALGSARTSADNGVYL from the coding sequence ATGATCGACGCAACCATCAACGCGATAGTGAATGCGCCATATAACGATCCGCGCGCTGGCAGCGCCAGTGTGAGGGACGACGCCAAAGGCGGAAGTTTCGGCGACACCCTCGCGACGGTCAGGGAAGAGCGCCCGCCGCAGGCAACGCATTCGCGTCATCAGCAGGAAGCGGGATCGGCTGAGGAGCAGAATGTGCAACCGGATGACGATGCTGAAAAGACGGATGTGCCGGTCAAGCGGCCTCCGAGCTTCCTGAACGTGATCGTCAAGGACCATTCCGGAGAAGGCCATGGTCACGAGGCGCTGGCGGAGCTTCAGAATGCGATTAAGACGGCGCACACATCGCCTGAAAACGGCAAACCTGGCAAGAAGGTCAAGGACGCCGACAAGGAGAGCCAGACGGCGGCGGATGCAATCGATCCGAAGCTGGCAGAGCTGCAGACGCTCACGGCCAATGTCGGCGATATCGTGACAGCCAAGACGCCCCTTGAGGAAATTGCGCAGGCGATTGCCGGTAAGGCCGATGTCAAATCCGAAAAGGTTGAAACTGTCAGGGGTAAGGCTGAGCCTCTGGCGAAGGACATGCACGCACGGACCGAGCTTGCCGGAAACGAAGCCGGATCCGGATCGGGCACTGAAGGCGACGCCTCGGCATTCCGCTTCGCATCTCCTCGTTCCGGCACAGCCCGCGCTCTCGATATGAGTACGGTTCAGCGGGATGGCCGCGTCGAGTTCGATGCCCGGGAAAGCAGCGGCAAGGCGACCGAGACGATTACGGTTCTCGATTCGCGGCGGTTCATTGGTCTGGCACCTTCATCCAACGCCTCGGCTCTGACTGGCCTCATCGCCAATGATTCTGAATGGGTTAGCGCCATGCAGCCCGGCTCGTCGCTGTCCAATGAGGCGGCCCAGAGCAGTACCGGCAAAGTCGTCCATACGCTGAAGCTGCACATGACGCCGATCGAGCTGGGATCGGTGACGATGTCGTTGCGTCTTGCCGGCGATGAGCTTGCCGTTCACATGACGGTGGAGAACGTGGCCGCCTACAAAAAGCTTCAGCAGGACAGCAAGAGCATCCTCGATGGCCTCAAGGCGCAGGGTCTGACGGTCGATAACATCACCATCAGCATTGCTTCTTCTGACAAGAGTGACCAAACGGGCACACAAGCCAACAATCAGCAAAATCAGCAGGCGCAGCAGCAAGGCCAACAGGCCGCCGCAGGGCGCAACCGTGACGAGTCCGGCACACGCGGCGGACGGCAGGGCAATGGTGATAATTTGGGGGTGCATAATGAAGGCATGGATGGCGCTCTTGGCTCTGCCCGCACTTCTGCTGACAACGGCGTTTACCTCTGA
- a CDS encoding lytic transglycosylase domain-containing protein has protein sequence MALLALPALLLTTAFTSENASASATSGVCEREIQSAARKYGVPEGILYSVGLTETGRKGRLDPNAMNIEGKPVFASSTEEALTTFETAKRNGAKLIDLGCMQINHYFHGENFTSAREMFDPRRNVEYAAMFLRNLHNRHETWTMAVARYHAGPNNDPAQKKYVCRVIANLVATGYGKWTANAKNFCDG, from the coding sequence ATGGCGCTCTTGGCTCTGCCCGCACTTCTGCTGACAACGGCGTTTACCTCTGAAAACGCCTCCGCTTCGGCAACGTCAGGTGTCTGTGAAAGGGAAATTCAGTCCGCCGCCCGCAAATACGGCGTGCCGGAGGGAATTCTCTATTCTGTCGGCCTGACCGAGACCGGTCGCAAGGGTCGGCTTGACCCCAACGCCATGAATATTGAGGGAAAACCGGTATTTGCCTCCTCCACCGAGGAGGCATTGACCACTTTCGAGACGGCAAAGCGCAACGGCGCCAAGCTGATCGACCTGGGATGCATGCAGATAAACCACTATTTCCATGGCGAAAACTTCACATCCGCGCGTGAAATGTTCGATCCGCGCCGCAATGTCGAATATGCCGCCATGTTCCTGCGCAATCTCCACAACAGGCACGAAACCTGGACCATGGCGGTCGCCCGCTATCATGCCGGGCCCAACAACGACCCGGCTCAAAAGAAATATGTCTGCCGGGTGATCGCCAATCTGGTGGCGACGGGCTACGGAAAATGGACCGCCAACGCGAAAAATTTCTGCGACGGATAA
- the rem gene encoding transcriptional activator Rem, producing MIVVVDERELVKDGYTSLFGREGIPSTGFDPVEFGEWVSTAADSDLAAVEAFLIGQGDRSFSLPKAIRDRTTAPVIAVSDQPSLESTLALFDSGVDDVVRKPVHPREILARAAAIRRRLQVISNFTDAGPIRVFSDGRDPEVGGEVFALPRRERRILEYLIANRGRRVSKAQIFNAIYGIFDDDVEENVVESHISKLRKKLRKKLGYDPVDSKRFLGYSIDWQ from the coding sequence ATGATCGTAGTGGTTGATGAGCGCGAGCTCGTTAAAGACGGCTATACTTCTCTATTTGGGCGTGAGGGCATCCCCTCGACCGGTTTCGATCCGGTCGAATTCGGGGAGTGGGTCTCGACGGCAGCGGACAGCGATCTGGCGGCCGTAGAGGCATTCCTGATCGGTCAGGGCGACCGGAGCTTCTCCTTGCCGAAGGCGATCAGGGATCGCACGACGGCACCGGTGATCGCGGTCAGCGACCAGCCCTCGCTGGAATCGACTCTGGCGCTGTTCGACAGCGGCGTCGATGACGTCGTGCGCAAGCCGGTTCACCCCCGTGAAATCCTTGCGCGTGCGGCGGCGATCCGTCGCCGCCTGCAGGTTATCTCGAATTTCACCGATGCGGGACCGATCCGGGTTTTCTCCGACGGTCGTGATCCCGAAGTTGGTGGCGAGGTCTTTGCCTTGCCGCGGCGCGAGCGCCGCATCCTTGAATATTTGATTGCCAATCGCGGACGCCGCGTTTCTAAGGCGCAGATTTTCAATGCCATCTACGGCATCTTCGATGATGACGTCGAAGAGAACGTCGTGGAAAGCCATATCAGCAAGCTGCGCAAGAAGCTTCGCAAGAAGCTCGGCTACGATCCGGTCGATTCCAAGCGTTTCCTCGGTTACAGCATTGATTGGCAATAA
- a CDS encoding flagellar hook protein FlgE: MSIFGTMRTGVSGMNAQANKLGTVGDNIANASTTGYKRASTSFSSLVLPSSSGSYASGGVQSNVRYSISEQGNLSYTTSSTDLAIQGNGFFVVQDGGGTPYLTRAGSFVKNAEGYLENAAGFQLMGYPYGANAPAAVVNGFTGLEAVNVNNFGLTASPSTQGSFPANLNRDEAAVAAGSRPSDNLATSTIGNKTSLTAYDSGGAKVLYDFYYTKTGANTWEVAVYRQDQSTNGGFPYTATPAANLVKESVTLAFDPATNKLTPTSPKSITINDTVSGVPQAISIDLSDMSQFSTKFTPGTAILNGNGPSQIKDVEIGKDGVVTAVYQDGGRRNIYQLAVATVPSVDNLSPQNGNVYLPSNDSGVVTIGFPQTGSFGYIQKGALEGSNVDIASELTDMIESQRIYTANSKVFQTGSDLMDVLINLKR, from the coding sequence ATGAGTATTTTCGGCACTATGCGAACCGGTGTGTCCGGCATGAATGCACAGGCTAACAAGCTGGGAACCGTTGGCGACAACATCGCCAACGCAAGCACCACCGGCTACAAGCGCGCATCGACGTCGTTCTCCTCGCTCGTTCTGCCCTCCTCGTCGGGCAGCTATGCCTCCGGCGGCGTGCAGTCCAACGTTCGCTACAGCATTTCAGAGCAGGGCAACCTGTCCTACACCACGTCGAGCACCGATCTTGCCATTCAGGGTAACGGTTTCTTCGTGGTTCAGGATGGTGGCGGCACGCCTTATCTCACACGTGCCGGCTCGTTCGTGAAGAATGCGGAAGGCTACCTGGAAAACGCAGCGGGCTTCCAGCTGATGGGTTACCCCTACGGGGCAAATGCGCCAGCTGCCGTCGTCAACGGCTTTACCGGCCTTGAGGCCGTCAACGTCAATAATTTCGGCCTGACAGCATCGCCCTCCACGCAGGGCAGCTTCCCGGCCAACCTCAATCGCGATGAAGCCGCTGTTGCGGCGGGCTCGCGTCCGAGCGACAACCTTGCAACATCGACGATCGGTAACAAGACATCGTTGACGGCGTACGACAGCGGTGGCGCGAAGGTTCTCTACGATTTCTATTACACCAAGACCGGCGCCAATACCTGGGAAGTGGCAGTCTATCGTCAGGACCAGTCGACCAATGGCGGCTTCCCTTACACGGCGACCCCAGCAGCGAACCTTGTCAAGGAATCAGTCACGCTGGCATTCGACCCGGCGACCAATAAGCTCACACCTACCTCTCCAAAGTCGATCACCATCAACGACACGGTCAGCGGCGTCCCGCAGGCAATAAGTATCGACCTGTCCGACATGTCGCAGTTCTCGACGAAGTTCACGCCCGGCACCGCGATCCTGAACGGTAACGGCCCGAGCCAGATCAAGGACGTGGAAATCGGCAAGGACGGCGTAGTGACTGCAGTCTATCAGGATGGTGGCCGCCGCAACATCTACCAGCTGGCGGTTGCCACGGTGCCGAGCGTCGACAACCTCTCCCCTCAGAACGGCAACGTTTATCTGCCGAGCAACGACTCGGGCGTCGTCACCATCGGTTTCCCGCAGACGGGCAGCTTCGGTTACATCCAGAAGGGTGCGCTTGAGGGCTCGAACGTCGATATCGCCAGCGAACTCACCGATATGATTGAATCCCAGCGTATCTATACAGCGAATTCGAAAGTCTTCCAGACCGGGTCGGATTTGATGGATGTCCTGATCAATCTGAAGAGATAG